CCGCCGCTCGCCCTGGTGTGGACCGAGGCCGCGCCCACCGCCGAACACGACCTGTCCGCCCTGGAGTTGGTCCTCGTCGGCGGCGCCAAGTACGGCGCGGAGGCGGCCCGGCGCCTCGAGCCCGCGCTGGGCTGCCAGCTGATGCAGGTCTTCGGCATGGCCGAGGGACTGGTCAACTACACACGGCTCGACGACGACACGGAGACCGTCGTCACCACGCAGGGCCGGCCGATCTCCCCCGACGACGAGATCCGCGTCGTCGACGACACCGGCGCGGACGTCCCCGAGGGCGAGCCGGGCCAGCTGCTGACCCGGGGCCCGTACACCATCCGCGGCTACTGGCGGGCCCCCGAGCACAACGCGCGGGCCTTCACCGAGGACGGCTTCTACCGCACCGGCGACGTGGTGCGCCGACTGCCCGGCGGGCATCTGGTCGTCGAGGGGCGGGCCAAGGACCAGATCAACCGGGGCGGCGAGAAGATCGCCCCGGAGGAGGTCGAGAACGTCCTGCTCGCCCACCCCGCCGTGCACGACGCCTCCGTCGTCGCCGTGCCCGACCCCTACCTCGGTGAGCGCTCCCTGGCCTACGTGATCCTGCGCGCCGGTGCCGGGCCGCTGAAGCCGGCGGCGGTCAAACGGTTCGTGCGGGAGCGGGGGATCGCCGCGTACAAGGTGCCGGACCTCGTCGAGTTCGTCGACGCGTTCCCGCGGACCGGGGTCGGCAAGGTCAGCAAGAAACACCTGCGCGCCGCCGCGCCCACGTCCACGCCCGTCCCCGAGCAGCACTGAAAGGCCCCCTGACCCATGGCACTTCCCGCCATCGCCCCCTATCCGCTCCCGGCCGGTGACGAACTGCCGGTCAACCGGGTCCCCTGGACCGTGGACCCGGCGCGGGCCGTGCTGCTCGTGCACGATCTGCAGCACCACTTCCTGCGCGCGTTCCCGCCCGGTGCGCAGCCCCTCGCCGGAATGCTCGACAACACCGCACGCGTGCTGAAGGAGTTCCGCCGGCTCGGCGTACCCGTCGTGCACTCCGCCCAGCGCGGCGGCCAGAGCCCCGAGGAGCGCGGGCTCCAGCTCGACTTCTGGGGCCCGGGCGTCGCCGACGACCCCGAGGCGCTCGCGCCCCCCGCGCGGGTGGCGCCGGAGCCGGGCGAGACGGTGCTGACGAAATGGAAGTACAGCGCGTTCGTCCGCACCGATCTGGCGGCGCTGATGCGCGGCTGGGGCCGCGACCAGTTGGTGATCGTCGGTGTGTACGCGCACATCGGGGTACTCATCAGCGCCTGCGACGCATGGATGCGGGACATCCAGGCGTTCGTCGTGGCCGACGCCGTGGCGGACTTCTCCCGCGCCGACCACGACATGGCCCTGCGCTGGGCCGCCGGCCGCTGCGCGGTCGTCACCACCACCGACGCGCTCGTGACCACCCGCGACGCACTGGCCGAGGAGCTGTGAGCCGTATGTCCGTGAGCCGTACGCCCGTGAGCCGTGTGTCCCTCACCGTGGAGCGGATACGCCGTGACGTCGCCGAGTCGCTCGGCGAGGACCCGGCGGAGATACCCCTGGACGACAACCTCGTGGACTGGGGCCTGGATTCGGTCCGCGTGATGACGCTGCTGGAGCGCTGGCGCCGCGAGTACGGGGTGCGGGCGGACTTCGAGGACCTCGCCGAGCACCCGGCCGTGGAGAGCTGGGCGGCGCTGCTGGGGGCGTCGTGACGACCACGGCCGACACCCCGGTGCCCCGAAGCGCGGGCCCGGCCACCGAACTCCCGCTCACCGCCGCCCAGTCGGGCATGTGGTACGCACAGGCCCTGGACCCCCTCAACCCGGCGCAGAACACCGCCGAGTGCCTGGAGATCGACGGGCCGCTCGACGCGGAGCTGTTCGCGGCGGCCCTGCGGCAGGTGGTCGCCGAGACCGACGCGCTGCGCGTGCGGGTCGCCGACAGCCCGGACGGGCCGCGCCAACGGCTGTATCCCGACGTCGAGTTGCCGCTGACCGTGCGGGACCTGCGCGGCGCGGAAGACGCCGACGCGCGGGCCGAGGCGTGGATGCGCGCCGACCTCGCCGAGCCGTGCGACCTGGCGGCCGGGCCGCCGTTCCGGTACGCCCTGTTCCGGGTCGGCGAGCGGCGCTGGCTGTGGTACCAGCGCGTGCACCACCTCGTCATGGACGGCTACGGCCACTCGCTCCTCGTCCGCCGCACCGCCGCGCTCTACTCGGCGCTCGCGCACGGCACCGAACCACCGGCGCGCACCTTCGGCACCCTGGCCGACCTGGTCGCCGAGGACGCCGCCTACCGGGCCTCGGACGCCTTCGCCGCCGACCGCGCGCACTGGACGGAGGCGTTCGCCGACCGGCCCGAGGCACCCCGCCCGGCGGGCCGTTCCGCACTGCCCTCGCGCACCTTCCGCCGCGCCTCCGCCCGGCTGGCGCCGGAGGTCACCGAAGGGGTGCGGGAGCTGGCCGCGCGGCTGCGCGCCACCTGGCCGGACGTGCTGATCGCCGCGCAGGCGCTGTACACCGCGCGGGTCACCGCACGTACCGACGTGGTCCTCGGCCTGCCGCTGATGGGCCGCATGGGTTCGGTCGCGCTGCGGGTGCCGGGCATGGTGATGAACGTGCTGCCGCTGCGGCTGACGGTCACGCCCGAGGTGACCTTCGCGGAACTGGTGCGCCAGGTCGTGCTCGGCGTCCGCACCGCCCGGCGCCACCAGCGCTACCGCTACGAGGACATCCGGCGCGACCTCGGACTGCTCGGCGAGGGCCGGGGCCTGGTCGGTCCCCTGGTCAACGTGATGCCGTTCGACTACGGCGTGGACTTCGCCGGCGCCCCGGCCCGCGCGCGCAACCTGGCGGCGGGCCCCGTGGACGACCTCACCGTCCACCTCCACGACCGCGCCGACGGCACCGGACTGCGCCTGGACCTGGACGGCAACCCGGCCCTGTACGGGCAGCGCGAACTCGCCGCCCACGCCGAGCGGTTCACGCACCTGGTGCGGCGGCTCACCGAGGCGGACCCGCGCCTCCCCCTCGCCACGCATCCGATCACCGCGCCCGCCGAACGGGAGCTGGTGCTGGACGAGTTCAACCGCACCGACCACGCCGTGCCGCCGACCACCCTCATCGGTCCCGTCGAGGCGCGGGCCGCCCGCACCCCCGACGCGACCGCGCTGGTGTACGGCGACACGACGCTGACGTATGCCGCGCTCGACGCCCGCGCCAACCGGCTGGCCCGGCATCTGCGCACCCTGGGCGCGGGGCCCGGGGCGGTGGTGGCGGTGTCGGTGCCGCGCTCGGCGGAGCTGGTGGTGGCGCTGCTCGCGGTGCTGAAGTCGGGGGCCGCGTATCTGCCGCTGGACCCGGACTACCCGGCCGAGCGGTTGGCGTACATGCTCACCGACGCGGCCCCGGTGTGCGCGCTCGCCGACCGGGCGGACCGGCTGCCGGGGGACGCGGGAACGCCGGTGGTGGTCCTGGCGGACCTGGACGTCTCCGCGTACCCCGCCGTCCCGCCCGGCCGCGCGCTCACCCCGGCGCACCCGGCCTACGTGCTGTACACCTCCGGCTCCACCGGCCGCCCCAAGGGAGTGGTGGTCTCGCACGCGGCGATCGACAACCGGCTGCGCTGGATGCAGGACGCCTACGGGCTGACCGGCGAGGACCGGGTGCTCCAGAAGACACCGTCGTCGTTCGACGTGTCGGTGTGGGAGTTCTTCTGGCCGCTGCGCGAGGGCGCGACGCTGGTCGTCGCCGAGCCCGGCGGCCACAAGGACCCCGCCCATCTGGCCCGGCTGATCCGCGAACAGGCGGTCACCACCTGCCATTTCGTGCCGTCGATGCTCCAGGTGTTCCTGGCGGAGCCGAGCGCCGCCGGGTGCGGCGGGGCGGACGGGGGCGACGGCGCGGACGGGGGCGGCGGACTGCGGCGGGTGTTCTGCAGCGGCGAGGCCCTGCCGCGCGAGACCGCCCACACCTTCGCGCGCGTCCTGCCCGGGGTGGAGCTGCACAATCTGTACGGGCCGACGGAGGCCGCCGTCGACGTGACGTATCACGCCTGCGCGCCGGGTGACGAGGGGCCGGTGCCGATCGGGCGGCCGGTGTGGAACACCCGGCTGTACGTCCTGGACGCCGCCCTCCAGCCCTGCCCGCACGGGGTGCCGGGCGAACTGTTCCTGGCGGGGCGGCAGTTGGCCGACGGTTATCTGGGCCGCCCGGAGCTGACCGCGTCCCGGTTCCTCGCCGACCCGTTCGGCGCGCCGGGCGCGCGCATGTACCGCACGGGCGATCTGGCCCGCTGGACGGAGCGGGGCGAGGTGGAGTACCTCGGCCGCACCGACCACCAGGTGAAACTGCGCGGACAGCGCGTCGAGCTCGGCGAGATCGAGGCGGCGCTGGCCGCCCAGGAGGGCGTGGAGGGTGCCTGCGCGCTGGTGCGGGAGGACCGGCTCGTCGGCTACGTCACCGGCAGCGCCGTCGACCCGGCGGCGCTGCGGTCCGCGCTGGCGCGCACGCTGCCGGAGCACATGGTGCCGTCGGCGGTGGTCGCGCTGGCGGCGTTCCCGCTCACACCCAACGGCAAGCTGGACCGGCGGGCCCTGCCGGACCCCGTCTTCACCGGCGGCCCGGACAAGCGCCCGGCGGCCACCCCGCGCGAGGAGGCCCTGACCCGGCTGTTCGCGGAGGTGCTGGGAGTGGGACACGCCGGTCCGGAGGACGCGTTCTTCGACCTCGGCGGCACCTCGCTGCTCGCCGTACGGCTGGTGGCGCGCGTCCGCGAGGAGCTGGGCGCCGAGCTGACCATCGGCTCGCTGTTCGAGGCGTCCACCCCGGCCGCGCTGGCGCTGCGCCTGGCGGAGGGCACGGGTCCGGCCGCCGGGGACGCGCTGGACGTCGTCCTGCCGCTGCGCACCGGGGACGGACGGCCGCCGCTGTTCGCGTTCCACCCGGCGGGCGGCATCTCCTGGTGCTACGCGGGACTGTCCGCCCGGCTCGGCCCCGGGCAGCCGGTGTACGGCGTCCAGGCGCGCGGCCTCGTCGACGGTGAACCGCTCCCCCGCACCCTCCTCGAGGAGGCCGCCGACTACGTCGAGCGGATCCGCGCGGTGCGCCCGCACGGGCCGTACCGGCTGCTCGGCTGGTCGGTGGGCGGCACCCTCGCGCACACCGCCGCCGTCCTGCTCCAGCGGGCCGGCGAGGAGGTCGACCTGCTGGTGCTGCTCGACTCGTTCCCGGCCGAGCAGTGGCGCGAGCGGCCCGCGCCCGAGGAGGGCGACGCGCTGACCGCCGTGCTGCGCATGGCGGGCTTCGCCCGCACCGGCGAACGCACCCGCGAGGACGTGCTCGCCACGCTGCGCCGGGCGGGCAGCCCACTGGCCGGGCTGAGCGCGCACGCCCTGTCCCGCATCGTCGACATCGTGCCGAACCACGCCCGGCTGATGCGCGAGCACCGGCACGAGCGGTACGAGGGCGACGTGCTGTTCTTCACCGCGGCCGCGCCCCGCGCCGAGGACTGGCTCACCCGCGAGGCGTGGCGGCCGCATGTGAGCGGGACGGTCGTCAACCACGATCTGCCGTGCACGCACCCGGAGTTGATGCGGGACCGGTATCTGGACGACATCGCGGCGGTGGTCGCGGCCCGGCTCAAGGAGCTGGACGGGTGACACCGGCCGGCCGGTCACGGGACAGCAACTCCACGATCCCGTCGGCCAGTTCCGTGCGCCAGCACAGATAGTCGTGGCCGCCGTTGAACTCCCGGTAGATGGCATCGTCGTACCCGGCGGCGGCGAGGGTGTCGCGCAGCCGCCGGGCGGCGGGCAGGGCCACCCACTCCTGCTCGCCGAAGGAGAGCCGGAAGCGCACCGGCAGCCGGGGCGTCGCCGCGATCCGGCCGGTGAGCC
The DNA window shown above is from Streptomyces sp. NBC_00670 and carries:
- a CDS encoding phosphopantetheine-binding protein, which codes for MSLTVERIRRDVAESLGEDPAEIPLDDNLVDWGLDSVRVMTLLERWRREYGVRADFEDLAEHPAVESWAALLGAS
- a CDS encoding isochorismatase family protein; the protein is MALPAIAPYPLPAGDELPVNRVPWTVDPARAVLLVHDLQHHFLRAFPPGAQPLAGMLDNTARVLKEFRRLGVPVVHSAQRGGQSPEERGLQLDFWGPGVADDPEALAPPARVAPEPGETVLTKWKYSAFVRTDLAALMRGWGRDQLVIVGVYAHIGVLISACDAWMRDIQAFVVADAVADFSRADHDMALRWAAGRCAVVTTTDALVTTRDALAEEL
- a CDS encoding amino acid adenylation domain-containing protein yields the protein MTTTADTPVPRSAGPATELPLTAAQSGMWYAQALDPLNPAQNTAECLEIDGPLDAELFAAALRQVVAETDALRVRVADSPDGPRQRLYPDVELPLTVRDLRGAEDADARAEAWMRADLAEPCDLAAGPPFRYALFRVGERRWLWYQRVHHLVMDGYGHSLLVRRTAALYSALAHGTEPPARTFGTLADLVAEDAAYRASDAFAADRAHWTEAFADRPEAPRPAGRSALPSRTFRRASARLAPEVTEGVRELAARLRATWPDVLIAAQALYTARVTARTDVVLGLPLMGRMGSVALRVPGMVMNVLPLRLTVTPEVTFAELVRQVVLGVRTARRHQRYRYEDIRRDLGLLGEGRGLVGPLVNVMPFDYGVDFAGAPARARNLAAGPVDDLTVHLHDRADGTGLRLDLDGNPALYGQRELAAHAERFTHLVRRLTEADPRLPLATHPITAPAERELVLDEFNRTDHAVPPTTLIGPVEARAARTPDATALVYGDTTLTYAALDARANRLARHLRTLGAGPGAVVAVSVPRSAELVVALLAVLKSGAAYLPLDPDYPAERLAYMLTDAAPVCALADRADRLPGDAGTPVVVLADLDVSAYPAVPPGRALTPAHPAYVLYTSGSTGRPKGVVVSHAAIDNRLRWMQDAYGLTGEDRVLQKTPSSFDVSVWEFFWPLREGATLVVAEPGGHKDPAHLARLIREQAVTTCHFVPSMLQVFLAEPSAAGCGGADGGDGADGGGGLRRVFCSGEALPRETAHTFARVLPGVELHNLYGPTEAAVDVTYHACAPGDEGPVPIGRPVWNTRLYVLDAALQPCPHGVPGELFLAGRQLADGYLGRPELTASRFLADPFGAPGARMYRTGDLARWTERGEVEYLGRTDHQVKLRGQRVELGEIEAALAAQEGVEGACALVREDRLVGYVTGSAVDPAALRSALARTLPEHMVPSAVVALAAFPLTPNGKLDRRALPDPVFTGGPDKRPAATPREEALTRLFAEVLGVGHAGPEDAFFDLGGTSLLAVRLVARVREELGAELTIGSLFEASTPAALALRLAEGTGPAAGDALDVVLPLRTGDGRPPLFAFHPAGGISWCYAGLSARLGPGQPVYGVQARGLVDGEPLPRTLLEEAADYVERIRAVRPHGPYRLLGWSVGGTLAHTAAVLLQRAGEEVDLLVLLDSFPAEQWRERPAPEEGDALTAVLRMAGFARTGERTREDVLATLRRAGSPLAGLSAHALSRIVDIVPNHARLMREHRHERYEGDVLFFTAAAPRAEDWLTREAWRPHVSGTVVNHDLPCTHPELMRDRYLDDIAAVVAARLKELDG